One part of the Vibrio ponticus genome encodes these proteins:
- a CDS encoding DUF1501 domain-containing protein, translated as MVSRRNFLKGAAMGSLAVPTMLASPFGFAGDESRLGSKALVYVLLDGGNDAAQMVIPTSEINYQEYQSIRPEIALLKEELHAIPAKGLDRYGREVTLGLHPQMSALAKVFNDLDATVVVNSGVLREPLTKLEAETEGYRLPPFLFSHNSQRSEWAKGAVGQSLTTGWAGRMMDVIHTSTGTAISPLFSHAGDAQLLRASALNQNIIRGENIAKLNASKTMLPHMDDYFNSASGDAFDNTLLNIGKDSIHVAGALIDTINNIDDAEDVPLYPDTMLGTQFRITSRLIRQSAELGHGRQVFFLRLGGFDTHANQAEVLDENYLQLSEAMAAFNDHLKTLGLHNDVITVTMSDFGRCLHSNGTGTDHGWGGHQILMGGDIDGAQFVGTFPEYKIDGLDVYERGRLLPTTAADQVNISLAKWFGLTSEAAINHVFPNHKNFAAISVTKAV; from the coding sequence ATGGTTTCACGTCGTAATTTTTTGAAAGGTGCCGCGATGGGTTCGCTTGCGGTGCCAACTATGCTTGCATCTCCTTTTGGTTTTGCAGGTGATGAATCTCGTCTAGGTTCGAAAGCACTTGTTTATGTGCTGCTTGATGGTGGAAACGATGCCGCACAGATGGTGATCCCAACTTCGGAGATTAACTATCAAGAATATCAATCAATAAGACCGGAGATCGCACTGCTAAAAGAAGAGTTACATGCCATTCCAGCCAAGGGTTTAGACAGATACGGACGAGAAGTTACACTAGGCTTACATCCGCAGATGTCTGCTTTAGCGAAGGTATTTAACGATCTTGACGCAACAGTTGTGGTCAATAGTGGTGTACTTCGCGAGCCTTTGACTAAGCTCGAAGCAGAAACTGAGGGTTATCGGTTACCACCGTTTTTATTTTCACATAACTCCCAACGTAGTGAATGGGCGAAAGGCGCAGTAGGGCAAAGTTTAACTACTGGTTGGGCTGGTCGCATGATGGACGTTATCCATACTAGCACTGGTACAGCAATAAGCCCTTTATTTAGCCACGCAGGGGATGCGCAGCTACTGCGTGCTAGTGCCTTGAATCAAAATATCATTCGAGGCGAAAACATCGCTAAGTTAAATGCAAGCAAAACCATGCTACCGCATATGGACGATTACTTTAACTCCGCCAGTGGCGATGCATTCGACAACACATTACTTAACATAGGTAAAGATTCGATTCATGTTGCGGGAGCTCTGATTGATACGATCAACAATATTGATGATGCTGAAGATGTACCTTTGTATCCCGATACGATGTTAGGCACACAATTCAGAATTACCTCAAGGTTGATACGTCAAAGTGCGGAGCTTGGTCATGGTCGTCAAGTATTCTTCTTACGCCTTGGTGGCTTTGACACTCATGCAAACCAAGCGGAAGTTCTAGACGAAAACTACCTGCAACTGAGTGAAGCGATGGCTGCATTCAATGATCATCTCAAGACACTCGGTTTGCACAACGACGTAATCACAGTGACTATGTCGGACTTCGGGCGATGTTTGCACTCCAACGGCACAGGCACGGACCATGGATGGGGAGGGCATCAGATTTTGATGGGCGGTGATATTGACGGAGCTCAGTTTGTTGGCACATTTCCTGAGTACAAAATTGATGGCTTGGACGTGTATGAAAGGGGACGTTTGCTACCGACCACGGCGGCTGACCAGGTCAATATCAGCTTAGCTAAGTGGTTTGGTTTAACGAGTGAAGCTGCGATCAACCATGTCTTTCCCAACCATAAAAACTTTGCTGCGATATCAGTGACTAAAGCAGTTTAA
- a CDS encoding DUF1800 domain-containing protein — MTNKVIIALLISAALTGCGGDQNEHIALENSPYWLPESAPVALTPTQIVSLSTRVAAGMTPQQINEMTNLGYINWLDKQFNLPVNNHLQQFESAKATVGGKTPIDGCKFIHYGEHDIREGIWWDSVLYGVDPLRHRAAFALSQILVVSQKDNPVNSRNPQALVAFYDILQRHAFGNYRDLLEEVTLSPSMGAFLSMANSKKHNPKRGTYPDENYAREVMQLFTVGLYQLNPDGSAITDDRGNPIDTYTQTDVQEVARAFSGWTYADKMSNPDGTPMHGHGYVKPMIPLEDKHGTYHDEGEKLILGHTIPAGQSPLQDIQSVLDILFEHNNTGPFLARQLIQRMVTSNPSPEYIARVAGVFDDNGAGERGDLKSVFAAILLDPEALSGSSDTNLHPVAKMKEPILAVAEVMRILGAETHGEFEQDAYSVINNVNQGIHSANSVFNFYSPDFTPSGELMEGNLLAPEFEIMPWAGFIGYQNTIRTYIVRAMQPTRCDDAVYLDLSEYQQAAQSEDVSLLPELINQRFLSGTMSDELRSAIISGAATENNPNNKVMIGLLLVTASPEFLIQR; from the coding sequence ATGACAAACAAAGTTATCATTGCACTGCTAATCTCTGCCGCTCTTACGGGGTGTGGTGGAGATCAGAATGAGCACATCGCTCTGGAAAACTCTCCTTATTGGCTACCTGAAAGCGCGCCAGTCGCTTTAACTCCAACGCAGATCGTCAGTTTATCTACTCGTGTCGCTGCGGGTATGACGCCACAACAAATCAACGAAATGACCAACCTTGGTTATATCAATTGGTTAGATAAACAATTTAACTTACCGGTGAATAATCACTTGCAGCAATTTGAGAGTGCAAAAGCAACGGTTGGTGGCAAAACGCCCATCGACGGCTGTAAGTTCATTCACTATGGTGAGCATGATATCCGTGAAGGTATTTGGTGGGACTCTGTTCTTTACGGTGTTGACCCATTGCGCCATCGAGCAGCATTTGCCTTAAGCCAAATTTTGGTTGTGAGTCAAAAAGACAATCCGGTGAACTCAAGAAACCCTCAAGCGCTAGTCGCCTTTTACGATATTTTACAGCGCCATGCATTTGGTAACTATCGTGATTTACTAGAGGAAGTGACTTTGAGCCCATCAATGGGCGCTTTTTTAAGTATGGCGAATAGTAAAAAGCACAATCCCAAGCGTGGAACCTATCCCGATGAAAACTACGCTCGCGAGGTAATGCAACTATTTACCGTTGGATTATATCAACTCAATCCAGATGGTAGTGCGATTACGGATGATCGTGGCAACCCAATCGACACTTACACGCAAACCGACGTACAAGAAGTAGCCAGAGCATTTAGTGGCTGGACATATGCCGATAAGATGAGTAATCCGGACGGCACACCAATGCATGGGCATGGCTATGTTAAGCCGATGATTCCGCTAGAAGATAAACACGGAACCTATCATGACGAAGGTGAAAAGCTGATTTTAGGACACACGATTCCAGCAGGGCAGTCACCTTTGCAAGATATTCAATCGGTATTAGACATACTATTTGAGCACAATAATACGGGTCCATTTTTGGCTCGTCAGCTTATTCAACGCATGGTTACATCAAACCCTTCACCTGAGTATATCGCGCGCGTAGCAGGCGTGTTTGATGACAATGGTGCAGGTGAGCGAGGTGATCTAAAAAGCGTATTTGCGGCAATATTACTTGATCCCGAGGCGCTTAGTGGGTCTTCTGACACCAATCTGCACCCTGTGGCAAAAATGAAAGAGCCAATTTTAGCGGTAGCTGAAGTGATGCGAATACTAGGCGCTGAAACTCACGGAGAGTTTGAGCAAGATGCTTACAGTGTTATTAACAACGTTAACCAAGGTATTCATTCAGCTAACTCGGTCTTTAACTTCTATTCGCCGGACTTTACCCCAAGTGGCGAATTAATGGAGGGGAATTTACTTGCTCCTGAATTTGAAATTATGCCTTGGGCAGGGTTTATCGGTTATCAAAATACGATTCGGACATACATTGTTAGAGCAATGCAGCCAACACGCTGTGATGATGCAGTATATCTCGATCTTAGCGAATATCAGCAAGCTGCGCAGTCCGAAGATGTGAGCCTATTACCTGAGTTAATTAACCAACGTTTCTTGTCGGGCACAATGAGTGATGAACTACGTTCCGCGATCATCAGTGGGGCGGCGACAGAGAATAATCCAAATAACAAAGTCATGATTGGTTTACTACTAGTAACGGCTAGCCCAGAGTTTTTGATTCAGAGATAA
- a CDS encoding methyltransferase domain-containing protein, producing MSIPFVLSEGLNMDKSAVPQIDAQFWDELFTTGNMPWDNKQSPNELLEFLGKYSLPALTQSCSRVFIPGCGAAYEVKAFTRYGCDVTAMDYSEQAVAVAKDQLGELGNSVVLGDVFKADFAQPFDVIYERAFLAALPREYWHDYFAMLDRLLPSGGLIIGYFVVSDEYRSRFPPFCLKTNELAQALGSKFELISSSPVDDSVAVFAGKEHWMIWQKI from the coding sequence ATGTCTATCCCTTTCGTTTTAAGTGAAGGGTTAAATATGGATAAGTCAGCAGTACCACAAATTGACGCCCAGTTTTGGGATGAGCTATTTACCACGGGCAACATGCCGTGGGATAACAAGCAGTCGCCCAACGAGCTATTAGAGTTTCTTGGAAAATATTCTCTGCCTGCGCTAACGCAATCCTGTTCCCGGGTTTTTATCCCTGGTTGCGGCGCCGCCTATGAAGTGAAGGCTTTTACTCGCTATGGCTGTGATGTCACTGCGATGGACTACAGTGAACAAGCGGTCGCAGTGGCAAAAGATCAACTCGGCGAGTTGGGTAATTCGGTAGTACTTGGGGATGTGTTTAAAGCCGACTTCGCGCAACCTTTCGATGTGATTTATGAGCGAGCATTTCTCGCTGCACTACCAAGAGAGTATTGGCATGACTATTTCGCCATGCTTGATAGGTTACTGCCAAGTGGCGGCTTAATTATCGGTTATTTTGTTGTCAGCGATGAATACCGCTCTCGCTTCCCGCCATTTTGTTTGAAAACCAACGAGCTAGCTCAAGCGCTGGGATCGAAATTTGAACTGATTAGCTCATCACCAGTGGACGACAGTGTTGCGGTATTCGCAGGGAAAGAACATTGGATGATTTGGCAGAAGATATAA
- a CDS encoding phenylacetate--CoA ligase family protein: MNDLFDDKESKDAAQRERDLFAKLPSVIESAIQQSAHYGALYSHVDSSEVIDRQTLATLPITRKFHLPMQQKQHPPCGGINAVALGQLARVFQSPGPLYEGQSHEQDFWRTGRAFYAAGFRAGELVHNSFSYHFSPGGFIMDGGARACGCAVFPAGVGNTEAQLEAIHQLQPSGYTGTPSYLANLLEQYQCIYQVPISITKALVSGEAVTADMQALFDQHGVSVAQAYASAELGLIAYQVAGEMALVVAEDIIVEIVDPDGNPVEIGEVGEVVVTSFDEKFPLIRYATGDLSAQVDQDASSLHTNMRLKGWMGRADSAIKVKGLFIYPHQVQEICRRHAVRGSLLIDSDGLKDTITFYCHDNHVSAEDIQATLKSVTKLKGDVIFAPNEQEVPSLIEDRR, translated from the coding sequence ATGAACGATCTATTTGATGATAAAGAGTCTAAGGATGCCGCGCAAAGAGAGCGCGATTTGTTTGCAAAGCTGCCTAGTGTAATTGAGTCAGCAATCCAACAAAGCGCACATTATGGCGCTTTATATTCCCATGTCGACTCTAGTGAGGTTATCGACCGCCAAACATTAGCAACGCTGCCGATTACGCGCAAATTCCATCTGCCCATGCAGCAAAAGCAACATCCGCCTTGTGGTGGCATTAATGCGGTTGCTCTCGGGCAACTTGCCCGCGTGTTTCAATCACCAGGGCCGCTCTATGAAGGGCAAAGCCACGAGCAAGACTTTTGGCGCACAGGGCGGGCGTTTTATGCCGCTGGCTTCCGCGCAGGAGAGTTAGTCCACAACAGCTTTTCTTATCATTTCTCGCCGGGTGGTTTTATTATGGATGGCGGCGCTCGTGCTTGTGGCTGTGCGGTTTTCCCAGCAGGTGTCGGCAACACCGAAGCGCAACTTGAAGCGATTCACCAATTGCAACCAAGTGGCTATACCGGCACGCCTTCCTACCTTGCCAACCTACTTGAGCAATATCAGTGCATTTATCAAGTGCCGATATCAATAACCAAAGCACTTGTCTCTGGCGAAGCGGTTACTGCAGATATGCAAGCCTTGTTTGATCAGCACGGCGTCAGCGTCGCCCAAGCCTATGCAAGTGCCGAGCTTGGTTTGATTGCTTATCAAGTCGCTGGAGAAATGGCGCTGGTTGTGGCGGAAGACATCATTGTCGAGATTGTTGACCCAGATGGCAACCCAGTTGAAATAGGTGAGGTGGGTGAAGTGGTCGTTACGTCGTTTGATGAGAAATTCCCTCTGATTCGTTACGCTACAGGCGATTTATCCGCGCAGGTCGATCAGGATGCGAGCTCACTTCATACCAATATGCGCCTCAAAGGCTGGATGGGGCGAGCGGATTCTGCCATCAAAGTGAAAGGGCTGTTTATTTATCCGCATCAGGTACAAGAGATATGTCGTCGACATGCTGTAAGAGGCTCTTTGTTGATTGATAGCGATGGATTGAAAGACACCATTACGTTTTATTGCCATGACAATCACGTTTCTGCCGAAGATATCCAAGCGACGTTAAAATCCGTCACTAAACTCAAAGGCGATGTCATCTTTGCCCCTAATGAGCAAGAGGTGCCGTCATTGATTGAAGATCGGCGTTAA
- a CDS encoding ABC transporter ATP-binding protein: protein MSELAKQLEPEEILLSVNNIEVVYDEVILVLRGVSLEVPKGKIVTLLGANGAGKSTTLKAISGLLKTEDGEVTRGEITFMGERIDTKSPEEIVRSGIFQVMEGRRIVEDMTVIENLRLGAYTRTDNEVEQDIEMVFNYFPRLKERTGLAGYLSGGEQQMLAIGRALMARPKMILLDEPSMGLSPLLVKEVFGIIDKINKEHGITMLLVEQNANFALQAADYGYIMESGKIVLDGSKHALLNNEDVKEFYLGGGEGERKSFKNLKSYKRRKRWL, encoded by the coding sequence ATGAGTGAATTAGCAAAACAGCTTGAACCGGAAGAAATCCTGTTGTCAGTAAACAACATTGAAGTGGTGTATGACGAAGTGATTCTGGTTTTACGCGGCGTGAGCCTAGAAGTTCCCAAAGGAAAAATCGTAACTCTACTTGGCGCCAACGGGGCAGGTAAGTCCACGACCTTAAAAGCGATTTCAGGTTTGCTAAAAACTGAAGATGGTGAAGTTACCCGAGGTGAAATTACCTTTATGGGTGAGCGCATTGATACCAAAAGCCCTGAAGAGATTGTCCGCTCAGGGATCTTTCAGGTGATGGAGGGGCGTCGTATCGTTGAAGATATGACGGTTATCGAAAACTTGCGTTTAGGTGCTTACACCCGAACAGACAATGAAGTCGAGCAAGACATTGAAATGGTGTTTAACTATTTCCCTCGCCTAAAAGAGCGCACGGGGCTTGCCGGTTATCTCTCGGGAGGTGAGCAGCAGATGTTGGCAATTGGACGGGCATTAATGGCACGCCCTAAAATGATATTGCTGGATGAGCCTTCAATGGGATTATCGCCTCTGCTGGTAAAAGAAGTCTTTGGCATCATTGATAAGATAAACAAAGAACATGGTATTACCATGCTGCTGGTGGAACAAAACGCCAACTTTGCCCTGCAGGCTGCGGATTATGGTTACATCATGGAGTCAGGCAAGATCGTGCTTGATGGCTCTAAACACGCGCTGCTTAACAATGAAGATGTTAAAGAGTTTTATCTTGGCGGTGGCGAAGGTGAGCGCAAAAGCTTTAAAAACCTCAAGTCTTATAAACGTCGTAAGCGTTGGCTATAA
- a CDS encoding ABC transporter substrate-binding protein — MNKGYLATTLALSSVLCTATVQAQDSVFVGHLVDFSGPTAYVSKPYGSGVRDALKWINANGGIDGTELKFETVDMAYKVPVAISNYKRWVARKNMVAMQGWGTADTEALISFVTKDKVPVFSASYSGHLTDPTGKNPKTAKPAPYNFFYGASYSDACRALVKWAKDDWDAKGNSGAPKFTHIGDNHPFPNAPKKACAEYAEELGFEVQNPVVVSLKPGDFKAQCLSLKESGTNYGYIANLGGSVISLVKSCNTVGTDFQYMANIWGGDKPVIEAAGDGLKDYVFPGMTAFWGDDSEGMKLVQEISAQSSSDPEQFRTHHYIRGVCSAFYMKEAMEWAKANGGITGENIKKGMYVRDNWVPQGLEGVCIPANWQQDDHRGTTTVNVFMGNNQGGKVDINKVAEVTLSRRDDWLGY, encoded by the coding sequence ATGAACAAAGGATATCTAGCAACAACGTTGGCGCTATCTTCAGTGCTATGTACGGCGACAGTACAAGCGCAAGATTCGGTATTTGTTGGACACTTGGTGGATTTTTCAGGTCCGACGGCTTACGTAAGCAAACCTTATGGTTCAGGAGTGCGAGATGCGTTGAAATGGATCAATGCCAATGGCGGCATCGATGGCACAGAGCTTAAGTTTGAAACCGTAGATATGGCTTACAAAGTGCCGGTTGCGATTTCAAACTATAAGCGTTGGGTTGCGCGTAAAAACATGGTTGCGATGCAGGGTTGGGGCACTGCCGATACGGAGGCGCTGATCTCGTTTGTTACCAAAGACAAAGTGCCGGTATTCTCCGCCTCTTACTCGGGGCACTTAACCGATCCTACCGGTAAAAACCCAAAAACAGCCAAGCCTGCCCCTTATAACTTCTTCTATGGTGCTTCCTATTCCGATGCGTGTCGCGCCTTAGTTAAATGGGCCAAGGATGATTGGGATGCCAAAGGCAATAGCGGCGCGCCGAAGTTTACCCATATTGGTGATAACCACCCATTCCCGAATGCACCGAAAAAAGCTTGTGCTGAATACGCAGAGGAATTGGGCTTTGAGGTTCAAAACCCAGTGGTGGTTTCTCTCAAACCAGGTGATTTTAAGGCGCAATGTCTATCGCTAAAAGAGTCGGGTACGAACTATGGTTACATTGCCAACTTAGGTGGCTCGGTGATTTCATTGGTTAAGTCGTGTAATACCGTTGGCACTGACTTCCAATATATGGCGAATATTTGGGGCGGCGATAAACCTGTGATTGAGGCTGCCGGCGATGGACTGAAAGACTATGTCTTCCCGGGTATGACAGCATTCTGGGGTGATGACAGTGAAGGGATGAAGCTGGTGCAAGAGATTTCAGCTCAGTCGTCAAGCGATCCAGAACAGTTTAGAACCCACCACTATATTCGCGGGGTCTGCTCGGCATTTTACATGAAAGAAGCCATGGAGTGGGCAAAAGCGAACGGTGGCATCACTGGTGAAAACATTAAGAAAGGTATGTATGTGCGCGATAACTGGGTACCGCAAGGCTTAGAGGGCGTGTGTATTCCGGCTAATTGGCAGCAAGATGATCACCGTGGTACGACAACGGTCAATGTGTTTATGGGTAATAACCAAGGCGGTAAGGTCGATATCAATAAAGTTGCCGAAGTGACGTTGTCACGCCGTGACGATTGGCTAGGTTACTAA
- a CDS encoding branched-chain amino acid ABC transporter permease produces the protein MAHVSMRPCGDFRTTYKSDTPIFETKTIRSLAVAGLIAMLAAPLVLDIYFLNLFIQIAYLGIAALGLNILVGFTGQISLGHGAFFGFGAFASAWLNNQFNIPVVLAIPLAGYLTMIVGMLFGLPAARIKGLYLAIATLAAQFILEDFFARAEWFSGGSYGASANPVNLFGYEFYSDESFFYIALFALVFMYMWAANLIRSRDGRAFVSVRDHYLSAEIMGINLTKYRLLSFGICAFYAGIGGALYGHYLGFVSAEGFTIMMSIQFLAMIIIGGLGSVKGTLMGTIFIVLLPELLEFSVAGLSVFGTSTSFTDGLAYIKEMAVGLVIMLFLIFEPQGLAHRWQQIRAYWKHYPFSY, from the coding sequence ATGGCTCATGTAAGTATGCGTCCGTGTGGTGATTTTCGTACCACATACAAAAGTGATACCCCAATTTTTGAAACTAAAACCATCCGTTCACTTGCGGTGGCGGGTTTAATCGCGATGCTGGCTGCACCGTTGGTTTTAGATATCTACTTTTTAAACTTGTTTATTCAGATCGCTTACCTAGGGATCGCGGCACTAGGGCTTAACATTTTGGTTGGCTTTACCGGGCAGATTTCACTCGGTCATGGCGCGTTCTTTGGCTTTGGCGCATTTGCTTCAGCTTGGCTAAATAATCAGTTCAATATTCCCGTGGTGTTGGCGATTCCTCTGGCGGGTTATTTGACCATGATTGTCGGCATGCTATTTGGTTTGCCTGCCGCGCGAATCAAAGGGCTTTACCTAGCCATTGCGACCTTAGCTGCGCAGTTTATTTTGGAAGATTTCTTTGCTCGCGCAGAATGGTTTAGTGGCGGCTCATATGGGGCGAGTGCCAATCCGGTCAATCTGTTTGGCTATGAGTTCTACAGTGATGAAAGCTTCTTCTATATCGCGCTGTTTGCGTTGGTATTCATGTATATGTGGGCAGCAAACCTGATTCGTTCTCGTGATGGTCGAGCCTTTGTCTCGGTGCGCGATCACTATCTGTCTGCCGAGATCATGGGCATCAACTTAACCAAGTATCGTCTGTTATCGTTTGGTATTTGTGCCTTTTATGCGGGTATTGGTGGTGCGTTGTATGGCCACTACTTAGGCTTTGTATCGGCAGAGGGCTTTACCATCATGATGTCGATACAGTTTCTCGCCATGATCATTATCGGTGGATTGGGCTCGGTGAAAGGAACCTTAATGGGGACTATATTTATCGTCCTCCTGCCAGAACTATTAGAGTTTAGTGTTGCTGGGTTGTCGGTTTTTGGCACTTCAACCTCGTTTACTGACGGTCTGGCTTATATCAAAGAAATGGCTGTCGGACTGGTAATTATGCTGTTCCTTATTTTCGAACCTCAGGGCCTCGCGCATCGCTGGCAGCAGATTCGAGCATATTGGAAACATTATCCGTTCTCTTATTAA
- a CDS encoding branched-chain amino acid ABC transporter permease has translation MNTDLLLQLVINGVIVGMLYGVVAMCFVLIYKSTQVVNFAQGEFLLIGAWVCWAALVHLQLPFVLGFLLTLAFMTIFGIAVQTIVLRPLIGEPIISVIMVTIGLSMFFQALMKWIFGVSAVSYPQVFETNVVNIGGLNVEFAYILSLIFSVIIMGAFYWFFKFSKMGLAMRATAFNQQVAQSLGISIKKVFAISWAISAMVSATAGIVIGIVNGVSDALSIIGIKVFPAVILGGLDSVVGAIVGGITIGLLENLAEFVDSQYLQVGNLYNIAPFYVLLIILAFKPYGLFGTKDIERI, from the coding sequence GTGAATACGGACTTATTATTACAGCTCGTCATTAATGGCGTGATAGTTGGCATGTTATACGGTGTGGTCGCCATGTGTTTTGTGTTGATTTACAAATCAACGCAAGTGGTGAACTTTGCGCAAGGTGAGTTTCTACTGATTGGTGCATGGGTGTGTTGGGCGGCGTTAGTGCACTTGCAGCTGCCATTCGTTCTCGGCTTTCTACTCACCTTAGCCTTTATGACCATTTTTGGTATCGCGGTGCAAACCATCGTATTGCGACCGTTAATTGGTGAGCCGATTATTTCGGTCATCATGGTTACGATTGGCTTATCGATGTTTTTCCAAGCATTGATGAAGTGGATCTTCGGCGTTTCAGCGGTTTCCTACCCGCAAGTATTTGAAACCAATGTGGTGAACATTGGTGGCTTGAACGTCGAGTTTGCTTACATCCTGAGTTTGATCTTCTCCGTGATCATCATGGGCGCTTTCTACTGGTTCTTTAAATTCAGCAAGATGGGCTTGGCGATGCGCGCGACCGCGTTTAACCAGCAGGTTGCCCAAAGCCTTGGTATTTCGATCAAAAAGGTCTTTGCGATTAGTTGGGCGATTTCCGCCATGGTGTCAGCAACGGCAGGCATTGTTATCGGTATCGTTAACGGGGTATCAGACGCGTTGTCGATTATTGGCATTAAGGTGTTCCCTGCGGTGATTTTAGGTGGTTTAGATTCGGTGGTAGGGGCGATAGTTGGCGGTATTACTATCGGCTTATTGGAGAACCTCGCCGAGTTTGTTGATAGCCAATATCTGCAAGTGGGCAACCTATACAACATTGCACCATTTTATGTGCTGCTAATCATCCTTGCCTTCAAGCCATATGGTCTGTTTGGTACGAAAGACATCGAGCGTATTTAA